A window of Exiguobacterium sibiricum 7-3 genomic DNA:
CTCCATTCTTGTACTTCTATCCGAACTTTCAGTTACGCCAAAATATGAGGTCGGCAATTACGAATAGGAGACTTGAGCTACCAGGGTATTTAAAGATTGTTGCTACTCTTTTAAAAAACTATACATCTACGAAAGCAATAAAAAAATCGGTTGAATATGCTGGGCCATATCTAAGACCCTTTGTTGAAGAACTTGCAATGAACTTAGAAACAAGACCCGGTGATGATTTAGTTTTAAAAGAGTTTGCACAGAAACTAGAGATTGCTGAAGCTCATACCTTCGTAATTGCTATCAAGCAAGCTACAGAGGTAAATAAAGAAGGGGCTCAAATGATCTTAGATGACCAAATTAAACTTATGGATAAACTTCTTCGTGAGAATTACAAGTACCTTATTTCTACTAAACCTATGGCGTTTTCTAAATGGAACTTTGCTGTAGTTATGCTAATTCTTCTTTATCCACTGGTAATTTTGTATGTGACCTTTAATCAGTCAATGTTATCTATGTAACTTACTCAACTTAATTGAATGGAGAGATAGAAATGAATTTAATGATTATCTTAACAGTATTAACGCTAACGCTAGCGCTAGCAAAAACACTTGCTCCTAAGTGGACAGCCTCAGAGGTATCGCAGAACTCATCAGAAACGGGAATGTGGATCGTAGGTGGAATCTTCGCAGCAGTCATGGCTGTTGGATTGATCTATACAGCGCTACAAACGTCATTCACGAATCACGGTACGAAATTAAAAGACACATCTAATAAGTTCGATCCTGGTACTTGGTCTAAATAAAAAAACTTCAATTAAAATATCAAAAAAATTAAATTGAAAAGGATGATAGAAATGAATTTAATGATTATCTTAACAGTATTAACGCTAACGCTAGTGCTATCAAAAACGCTTGCTCCTAAATGGACTGCTTCAGAGGTTTCGCAAAACTCTTCAGAGACAGGAATGTGGATTGTAGGTGGAATCTTCGCAGCAGTCATGGCTGTTGGATTGATCTATACAGCGCTACAAACGTCATTTACGAATCACGGTACGAAATTAAAAGATACATCTAATAAATTCGATCCTGGTACTTGGACTAAATAATCAATGAACTGTAACGAGTAAGACAAGAGAAGAAGAGTACTTCTTCTCTTGCTTCTTATTAAGTAAGGGGAGGATGTACTTTGCAAAACACAGCAACAACAGCAATCTTGATTACAATGTTCATTCTTTTTAGTCTATTGATTCCTGAAGGAATAATTATGAGCAATGAGAAAACGAAGGTTCAGAACTTAGCAAATGATGCAGTGGAATTAGCAGAAAGACAGGGCGGATTTGATTATGAATACGAAGGAGTTACTCACTCAATCGTAGGACAAATTAAAACACGCATGAAAGAAGATGGACTAGAGAACTACAAGATTTCCTATACACAAGGGAAGGTCCAACACAATCAAGGGTTGTACTTTGAAATCGAAGGAACCTATAGGTATGAAATATTTAACTTGATTGGAATATCGAATATGGATTTCACATTACATGCTAGGAAAATGGGAGTCAGCGAGGTTTTATTTAGATGATCAGATTCCCTATAGAACACGTACGTATAAATATTTTGTTCGAAAGCGCCACACTCAATCTCATTTTATTAATTGGTGCTTGTTTATTATTTAGCTACTATACGATTTACAACCTGTATACGGATATCAAATTTCGAAGAACCTCTAATGTTCAGCATGTAGTATTTCTTATCTTAGGACTCTTCTACTTTGATTACGTTCATCCTAATAGTTTAATTGTTTTATTTGTCATGCTTATTGCTTTAATTTTTGGGATAATCATTGAAAAAATGAGAACTTCTAGCCCAGGTGATACAAAAATGTTTGTGGTTATGAGCGTTTGGATTACATCATTTACAAATGATAATTTGATTCATCAAACCTTAGTATTTTGTGTAATTACGTATCTACTGCAGTTAGGAATCGGATGGATCTCATGGATCAGAAAAGAAGGATTTCTTAATGCTTTGAAACAACAAAGAGAGCAACTTATCCTAGTACTTACTCCTGGTGCGCCGTTAGGAAAGGAAGTCATTTTCGAAAATTGGCCGGGTGCTGTTAATATGTGTTTAGGAGCAATCTTAACACTTTTAGCAAGGGGGATTTTGGTATGAGCAAAGTATGGACTACTGAAGATTTAAGAAAAGAAGAACGTAGATGGCTTGAAGCGAGGTGGGTTTTTGCAATAGGAGTCACTATAGCATTTATTGGAATGTTTTCTACAAGGTTTATAACTGAATCATTGACAAGTCCAGTATCAAAAATATCTGATGTGATTTTTTATGGATCGATATGTTATGTGGTAGTATGCACTATCTTGTATTTAAGAATCTATAAAAAAGTAGATTATAAAAAAGAAGGAAAACAGCTTAGAAAAGAGTTGGGAATTAAAAAACTAGATTTCCGTAAGTTGAATGATGGAAGTTATGAAATGCACCATCAATTGTACTTAAAAGAAGAAATGAAAGAGATGCGTGATAAAGGCATAACCTCAGATGAAATAACAGCAAGGTGGAAAAAAGATCTTGTGAGTGATTTTAAACGACTTGAGTCGTTTATGAGAGCTAAAGATTTGAAAGGTGACCCTGTAGTCATACACACATATACACACATAAGAATGTATAAAATTTGGAATGAAATAGCCCAAGATGTAGGGATCGAATTAGAAGTGATGAAAGGCAATAATCAAAAACCAGTAGGGTTCAAGTGGCGTGCCTGGAAGGATGGAGTCTATAGAACGAGTGGGAAAAAGGCAGATAAAGGCTCTATCCCTAAAGACATTGAATGGAATAAGTATGTTCTGACTTCTAAAACCGAATAAAGACGCATTTTCAACTACCAATTATTGGTTCGTATTGCATCTTTATATCACTTTGTGACATTATGAAGTTAGAAAAGTCTTCTTCTTCATAACCTGTACACGAAGAAAATCTTTAGAAAGAACAGGGATGCTATATGCCATTTAAAACATTTGCGGTACGCAATGAAGTAATCCTACCCATCCATTACCTTAGAGGTTTAAGTAAGTTAAGAGAGAAGGAAATGGGATGGAATGAAATTTTTGATAACGGTCTTGGAGTGGTTAAAGAAATCAAGGAACGAAATCATAAAATAATTGCCCCACCGACAACCGGTGTACGAAAAGAACGAATGGGACATGATTTTAAAGATGGCGTTTTTGATGAAATGAAAGTATATGCAAAGCATTTTGGCTTAAAACAAGCAGAATTGATTGAGCTATTTGCTTGGATATACTTCTCCACTCAATTTACTGAACAGGAAAAAGAATTCTTCCGACTAAATGAATGGATTTTTTATGTCGAAAGTGATTCTGACACTGAATAGTAAATCTTCACTTCAGATCCTGCAGCCTAATAATAATTAGCTGAGGAGACGACTTTATGATGCTAAAAATTAAACTAGCTTCTTTTGCACTTAAGCATTGGAAAGAGCTGGCGGGCGCAGTGGGTATAATCTTAGCGATTATTCTTACTGTGCCTTTTCTTGTCTTTACAGGTTTTATGCCTGGGGGAGAGGAAGCTAAAGTTAAAGAATATGCCAATGTAGCTAGTGAGTTCGGTATAGATTGGCAAGAACTCATTGCGTTTGATATGGTGCGTTTTGATAATGATCTCGATAAAGGTGATCCAGAAGAAGCAGCATTGTATTTTATAGAGTTGAGTGTAGAAAAGCTAAAGGTAGAGAGTGTTAAATGCGAAAAGAAAAATAAGAAAGGTGAGTGTATCAAAGGCGGAGGAACAATAGAAAAAGTAGTATCGAAAAAAAAATACAAAGGTAAGAATCAAATCTTATCGTTTATAAAAAGTAGTGGTAGTAGCACAAAGAACATAGCAGAATCGCTAAGGGAAATTGGTGCTAAATCAACTTATAGAGTATCGATGTCTTCACATGGTGTAGACGAAGCTATGGATCTCGCAAAGTTTACTAAAGTGATGAAAAGAGACGTCAAGCGTATTCTGGATAGTGGGATGCTCATGGAGATGTATCCTGATCTCCAATCAGTATCAGGAGGGATTGGTCTTTGTATTGGTGATGTTGCCCCTGGAGGTAGTGCTAAAGGCGTTACAGATAACGTGAAGGGCTATAAGTCGCTCATTGAAAAGTATGCAAAGAAATACGGAGTAGAACAGTACACAGGATGGCTTATGGCCATGATGCAACAGGAAAGTTCAGGAATGGGAACGGATCCAATGCAATCCTCAGAAGGACCATATAACACGCGATATCCTAAAGGGCCTAACGGTATTCAGGATGCTGAATACTCGATCCAAGCAGGTGTACAAGAGTGGAAAGCATCAATCCAAAAGGCTGGAGGTGACATGATGATCGCCGTTCAAACCTATAACTTCGGTGGCGCATTTTTACCTTGGATTAAGTCGCACGGAAACAAATATACACTAGAAAAAGCGCAAGAGTTTTCTAAATACTGGTGTTCGTCACACCCAACTCAACTAGGATGTGGTGATGGAGTACACGGTACACCTCAACATGCCATGATGGTGTTGAAGTATTATAACAACCCTGGTAAAGCATCGTGTGATTCGATGGGTGGAGATTTCATCGCTGGTAAAGGTGATTTCATTTCACCTATGCCAAAAGATACCTACACTAAAGGTACTTGGCACCAATTCAGGTCGCCAGCCTGGCATGCAGGTGTTGATTTGAACGTTCATTCTTGGGCAGATGAAGGGAAAATTGGAATTTATTCGATTGCTGCAGGCAAAGTAACTAGAGCAGAATACTCATCGTCTTACGGAAATGTAGTGTATATCAAGCACAAGGTAAAAGGTAAGAGTTTTGAATCGGTATATGCTCACCTAGCTTACACGCCGTTGGTTAAAACAGGAATGAGTGTCAAGCAGGGGCAAAAAATTGGAATGGTAGGAAATACGCCCGGGGTTCCATGGTCCACTTTCCCACACTTACACTTTGAAGTACATTCTCCAGCTTGGACTGTCGATAAAAAGAATGCAATTAATCCAGAACTAGTAGTAAAGGGGCTGTTTTGATGGGGTACAAACGATTTATTTTGATTTTAATCGGTACATTTATAGTTACGACAACCTTGATCATTACAGCTGCAGTAAAAATTGGTGAAGTAAGACATGAAAAACATCAAGTTGAGACTACTAATAATGAGTCTCAAGAGCCCCTTTCTACATTTTTACATGAACTTCCTGAAGTGGACGTAAAGAGTAGGGCTGAAGAGTTCGGTAAATCGGTCGTAGATGGATATTCTTTGTTTAGCTACTTTTCA
This region includes:
- a CDS encoding DUF4320 family protein, producing the protein MQNTATTAILITMFILFSLLIPEGIIMSNEKTKVQNLANDAVELAERQGGFDYEYEGVTHSIVGQIKTRMKEDGLENYKISYTQGKVQHNQGLYFEIEGTYRYEIFNLIGISNMDFTLHARKMGVSEVLFR
- a CDS encoding lysozyme family protein, translated to MMLKIKLASFALKHWKELAGAVGIILAIILTVPFLVFTGFMPGGEEAKVKEYANVASEFGIDWQELIAFDMVRFDNDLDKGDPEEAALYFIELSVEKLKVESVKCEKKNKKGECIKGGGTIEKVVSKKKYKGKNQILSFIKSSGSSTKNIAESLREIGAKSTYRVSMSSHGVDEAMDLAKFTKVMKRDVKRILDSGMLMEMYPDLQSVSGGIGLCIGDVAPGGSAKGVTDNVKGYKSLIEKYAKKYGVEQYTGWLMAMMQQESSGMGTDPMQSSEGPYNTRYPKGPNGIQDAEYSIQAGVQEWKASIQKAGGDMMIAVQTYNFGGAFLPWIKSHGNKYTLEKAQEFSKYWCSSHPTQLGCGDGVHGTPQHAMMVLKYYNNPGKASCDSMGGDFIAGKGDFISPMPKDTYTKGTWHQFRSPAWHAGVDLNVHSWADEGKIGIYSIAAGKVTRAEYSSSYGNVVYIKHKVKGKSFESVYAHLAYTPLVKTGMSVKQGQKIGMVGNTPGVPWSTFPHLHFEVHSPAWTVDKKNAINPELVVKGLF